A genomic window from Coleofasciculus chthonoplastes PCC 7420 includes:
- a CDS encoding Uma2 family endonuclease has translation MTEATTQVENSPLVLHLHPIINLTDEQFFEFCQINRDLRIERTATGELLIMPPTGSDTGNRNAKLIVQLGIWAERDGMGIYFDSSTGFTLPNGAKVSPDTAWVKLERWNALTPEQQQTFAPICPDFVVELRSASDNLTPLKTKMQEYINNGALLGWLIDCKKRQVYIYRPGVAMECLDNPATVSGDPVLPGFVLDLSKIW, from the coding sequence ATGACTGAAGCAACGACTCAAGTAGAAAATTCTCCGTTGGTGTTGCATTTACACCCGATAATTAATCTGACCGATGAGCAGTTTTTCGAGTTCTGTCAAATTAATCGCGACTTACGAATTGAACGCACGGCGACAGGAGAATTGCTGATTATGCCTCCCACCGGATCAGACACAGGAAATCGCAATGCTAAGTTGATTGTGCAGTTGGGAATTTGGGCAGAGCGTGACGGAATGGGAATTTATTTCGATTCTAGTACAGGCTTCACGCTTCCTAATGGTGCAAAGGTTTCCCCTGATACGGCTTGGGTGAAATTGGAACGGTGGAACGCCCTGACTCCCGAACAGCAGCAAACCTTTGCTCCCATCTGTCCTGATTTTGTGGTGGAACTGCGATCGGCTTCTGATAATTTGACACCGCTCAAAACCAAGATGCAGGAGTACATTAACAATGGTGCGCTGTTAGGTTGGCTGATTGACTGCAAAAAGCGACAGGTTTATATTTATCGCCCAGGAGTCGCGATGGAATGTTTGGATAATCCGGCAACAGTAAGTGGTGATCCAGTATTACCCGGATTTGTGCTGGATTTAAGCAAAATTTGGTGA
- a CDS encoding DNA sulfur modification protein DndB, producing the protein MSFSFGVQKDPIYGTYGEFAIGSEENRVRAQFLLTKMKPGSEGSWENALASQMVPWREVFNIEELTFDELLQRDLDDSRVAHDLIPYLLGESGAFARFFPPILAVLAPKKSEVTGIQSYYPQPKNQSEYSLSFGDLFDFEKAVIENQISPLGLIRYNRQKTAFIIVDGQHRAMAVLALHRQINDSWSGNSYAAFYNHLSLKENQIKNIELPICIVFFPDLHDGNEYYKQKGIDLKAVCREIFLVVNKNAKPVSQSRELLLDDEDFSARMMRETLSKLKGRGESEASIARIYSFAFGDAVSEAQHRKTEVVAGQLEYTSAVALHKMHAAASFGVPAAFNLEQTQDITDGRRTQNSDRPASILIGTPLEKWSSLSRRSGKYYPPDEVQQAVQLLAEVTDLVMLPLFDGFKPFAAHNSEMRALRTRLLDPALRGSIPFWQIAGKGRFLIRGYYSRIKSPCILERLKVT; encoded by the coding sequence ATGTCATTTAGCTTTGGGGTTCAAAAAGACCCAATTTATGGAACTTACGGGGAATTTGCTATCGGTTCTGAAGAGAATCGTGTACGCGCTCAATTTTTATTAACAAAAATGAAACCAGGCTCGGAGGGAAGCTGGGAGAATGCCCTAGCCTCTCAAATGGTACCGTGGCGTGAAGTCTTCAATATTGAGGAACTAACTTTTGATGAGCTTCTACAGCGTGACCTTGATGATTCTCGTGTTGCTCACGATCTCATCCCCTATTTGCTAGGAGAATCAGGTGCTTTTGCTAGATTTTTTCCACCGATATTAGCTGTTCTCGCTCCCAAAAAATCAGAAGTTACTGGAATACAGTCTTATTATCCTCAGCCCAAAAACCAAAGTGAATATTCTCTCAGCTTTGGTGATTTATTTGATTTTGAAAAAGCCGTAATTGAAAATCAAATTAGCCCTCTGGGATTAATCAGATATAATCGACAAAAAACTGCCTTCATCATCGTAGATGGTCAACATCGGGCTATGGCAGTTTTAGCTTTACACCGACAGATTAATGACAGTTGGTCGGGAAACAGTTATGCTGCTTTTTACAATCATCTTTCTTTAAAGGAAAATCAAATAAAAAATATTGAGTTGCCTATCTGTATTGTTTTCTTCCCCGATTTACATGACGGGAATGAATACTACAAACAAAAAGGCATCGATCTCAAGGCAGTCTGCCGAGAAATATTTTTGGTTGTCAATAAGAATGCTAAACCTGTTAGTCAATCACGGGAACTCCTCCTAGATGACGAAGACTTTTCAGCAAGGATGATGCGAGAAACATTATCCAAACTCAAAGGTCGTGGTGAATCAGAAGCTTCAATTGCTCGAATTTACTCTTTTGCATTTGGTGATGCCGTCTCCGAAGCTCAACACCGAAAAACTGAAGTTGTTGCTGGTCAACTTGAATATACATCTGCCGTAGCTTTACATAAAATGCATGCCGCCGCATCTTTCGGTGTACCAGCAGCTTTCAACCTGGAACAAACACAAGATATAACAGACGGCAGAAGAACACAAAATTCAGATCGCCCAGCTTCAATTCTTATTGGAACGCCACTGGAAAAATGGTCTTCCTTATCCCGCCGTTCAGGAAAATACTATCCTCCTGATGAAGTTCAACAAGCTGTCCAACTTTTAGCAGAAGTTACAGATTTGGTAATGCTGCCACTTTTTGACGGGTTCAAACCGTTTGCAGCACACAACTCGGAAATGAGAGCGTTACGCACTCGCTTATTAGATCCGGCATTAAGAGGGAGCATCCCATTTTGGCAAATAGCCGGGAAAGGTCGATTTTTAATTCGCGGTTATTACTCGCGAATTAAATCTCCGTGTATACTTGAACGACTCAAGGTGACATAA
- a CDS encoding Uma2 family endonuclease: MTEATTQVENSPLVLHLQPIINLTDEQFFEFCQINRDLRIERTATGELLIMPPTGSDTGNRNAKLIVQLGIWAERDGTGIYFDSSTGFTLPNGAKVSPDAAWVKLEQWNARTPEQQQTFAPICPDFVVELRSASDNLTPLKTKMQDYIDNGALLGWLIDRKKRQVYIYRPRVAVECLDNPATISGESVLPGFVLDLSKIW, from the coding sequence ATGACTGAAGCAACGACTCAAGTAGAAAATTCTCCGTTGGTGTTACATTTACAGCCGATAATTAATCTAACAGATGAGCAGTTTTTCGAGTTCTGTCAAATTAATCGCGACTTGCGAATTGAACGCACGGCGACAGGAGAATTGCTGATTATGCCTCCCACCGGATCAGACACAGGAAATCGCAATGCTAAGTTGATTGTGCAGTTGGGAATTTGGGCAGAGCGTGACGGAACGGGAATTTATTTTGATTCTAGTACAGGCTTCACGCTTCCTAATGGTGCCAAGGTTTCCCCTGATGCGGCTTGGGTGAAATTGGAACAGTGGAACGCCCGGACTCCCGAACAGCAGCAAACCTTTGCTCCCATCTGTCCTGATTTTGTGGTAGAACTGCGATCGGCTTCTGATAATTTGACACCGCTCAAAACTAAGATGCAGGACTATATTGACAATGGGGCGCTGTTAGGTTGGCTGATTGATCGCAAAAAGCGACAGGTTTATATCTATCGTCCAAGAGTGGCGGTGGAATGTCTAGATAATCCAGCTACGATTAGCGGTGAGTCGGTATTACCCGGATTTGTGCTGGATTTAAGCAAAATTTGGTGA
- a CDS encoding phycobilisome linker polypeptide yields the protein MAITTAASRLGTEAYSNSTPVELRPDWVEYDIQAVIRAVYRQLLGNDYVMASERLTSAESLLRNGYINVREFVRCVAKSELYKTKFFYGNFQTRVIELNYKHLLGRAPYDESEVIYHLDLYETQGYDADIDSYIDSEEYQENFGDYIVPYYRGFATQRGQKTVGFTRMFQLYRGYANSDRAQLAGSESRLATDLAQNFASAVVGPSGSNEGWAYRQSAKGETPSKALGGPVPYGTQGKVYRVEVAGIINPRYPKVRRSSKAFLVPYEELSNKLQQINRLGGKVASITPA from the coding sequence GTGGCTATTACAACAGCAGCGTCCCGATTAGGGACAGAAGCGTATAGTAATTCAACTCCGGTAGAATTGCGTCCCGATTGGGTTGAATATGATATTCAAGCGGTTATCCGTGCCGTCTACCGTCAACTGTTGGGTAATGACTATGTGATGGCGTCTGAACGCCTAACCAGTGCCGAGTCACTGTTGCGGAACGGGTATATCAACGTGCGCGAATTTGTGCGTTGTGTTGCCAAATCGGAACTTTATAAAACCAAGTTTTTCTACGGCAATTTTCAAACTCGTGTAATTGAACTCAATTACAAGCACCTATTAGGTCGCGCACCTTACGATGAGTCTGAGGTAATTTACCACCTGGATTTGTACGAAACCCAAGGGTACGACGCGGATATTGACTCTTACATTGACAGTGAAGAGTATCAAGAGAACTTCGGCGATTATATTGTTCCGTATTATCGCGGTTTTGCCACTCAACGGGGTCAGAAAACCGTCGGGTTTACCCGTATGTTCCAACTGTATCGCGGTTATGCCAATAGCGATCGCGCTCAGTTGGCAGGAAGTGAGTCACGTCTGGCGACTGATTTAGCACAGAATTTTGCTTCAGCCGTGGTTGGACCATCGGGTAGCAATGAAGGCTGGGCATATCGCCAGTCGGCGAAGGGTGAAACCCCAAGTAAAGCATTAGGCGGTCCTGTTCCCTATGGCACACAAGGCAAAGTGTATCGCGTCGAAGTAGCGGGGATTATTAATCCCAGATATCCGAAAGTGCGTCGCAGTAGCAAAGCCTTCTTAGTTCCTTATGAGGAATTATCCAACAAACTCCAACAGATTAACCGTCTAGGGGGTAAAGTGGCGAGCATTACACCAGCTTAG
- a CDS encoding Uma2 family endonuclease, with protein MTQATTQIETFPLVLHLHPVINLTDDQFFEFCQINRDLRIERTATGELLIMPPTGTETGGRNFRLNGQLYNWTEQDGTGIGFDSSTGFTLPNGAERSPDAAWVKLERWNTLTPEQQQKFAPICPDFVIELRSASDNLTPLKTKMQEYINNGALLGWLIDCKKRQVYIYRPGVAMECLDNPATISGESVLPGFVLDLSKIW; from the coding sequence ATGACTCAAGCAACAACTCAGATAGAAACGTTTCCTTTAGTGTTGCACCTGCATCCAGTCATTAATTTGACTGATGATCAATTCTTTGAATTCTGTCAAATTAATCGCGACTTACGCATTGAACGCACGGCTACGGGAGAACTACTAATTATGCCTCCCACTGGTACGGAAACAGGTGGACGCAATTTTAGACTGAACGGACAATTGTACAATTGGACTGAACAGGATGGGACTGGTATTGGCTTTGACTCCAGCACTGGCTTTACCCTTCCCAACGGTGCAGAGCGATCGCCTGATGCGGCTTGGGTGAAACTAGAGCGGTGGAACACCCTGACTCCTGAACAGCAGCAAAAGTTTGCGCCGATCTGTCCTGACTTTGTGATCGAACTGCGATCGGCTTCTGATAATTTGACACCGCTCAAAACTAAGATGCAGGAGTATATTAACAATGGGGCGCTGTTAGGTTGGCTGATTGACTGCAAAAAGCGACAGGTTTATATTTATCGCCCAGGAGTCGCGATGGAATGTTTGGATAATCCAGCTACGATTAGCGGTGAGTCGGTATTACCCGGATTTGTATTGGATTTAAGCAAAATTTGGTGA
- a CDS encoding IS630 family transposase: MNIIDELANFINQTKETKEIKRALAVKMILEGKSYREVKEILKVSHSFISQWKNQALFQGVESLKLQYKGRAGYLKSEEKEQTIQWLREQDYLRLSDLQKYLQEQYNVVFESNQSYYSLFKEAQVSWKKTQKKNPAKNDELVKAKKKEIEARLEKWKPEIEAGSRTVLMLDECHLLWGDLLGYAWGRTDARIEVPLKNEKERQTYYGALDYQTKEFIVKEYKSGNSENTIDFIEYLQRKRPGKKLSIFWDGATYHDSKQFREYLKTINQDLSEEDWLISCTKFAPNAPEQNPVEDIWLQVKTFIRQFYHLCSSFKIVKWLFKFFADGQIFDFPKIFQYGKLPQSI, from the coding sequence ATGAACATTATAGATGAATTGGCTAATTTTATCAATCAGACAAAAGAGACCAAAGAAATTAAAAGAGCCTTGGCGGTAAAAATGATTTTGGAAGGAAAATCTTATCGTGAAGTCAAAGAAATATTAAAAGTTTCTCACAGTTTTATCAGCCAATGGAAAAATCAAGCGCTTTTTCAGGGTGTAGAAAGTTTAAAGCTTCAATATAAAGGTAGAGCAGGTTACTTAAAATCTGAAGAAAAAGAGCAAACAATTCAGTGGTTGAGAGAACAAGATTATCTAAGATTATCAGACTTGCAGAAGTATTTGCAGGAGCAATATAATGTAGTTTTTGAGTCCAATCAAAGTTATTATAGCTTATTTAAAGAGGCTCAAGTGAGTTGGAAAAAGACTCAAAAAAAGAATCCGGCTAAAAATGATGAATTAGTCAAAGCTAAAAAAAAAGAAATAGAGGCAAGGCTAGAAAAATGGAAACCGGAAATAGAAGCTGGAAGCCGGACGGTGCTTATGCTTGACGAATGTCATCTGCTGTGGGGTGATTTGTTAGGTTATGCGTGGGGAAGAACAGATGCAAGAATAGAAGTCCCTCTCAAAAATGAAAAAGAAAGACAGACTTATTATGGGGCTTTAGATTATCAAACCAAAGAGTTTATAGTCAAAGAATATAAAAGTGGAAACAGCGAAAATACAATCGATTTCATCGAATATTTACAAAGGAAACGACCCGGGAAAAAATTATCGATATTTTGGGATGGTGCAACTTACCATGATTCCAAGCAGTTTCGAGAATACTTAAAGACAATTAATCAAGATTTATCAGAGGAAGACTGGTTGATAAGTTGTACAAAATTTGCTCCGAACGCTCCCGAACAAAATCCAGTCGAAGATATTTGGTTGCAAGTTAAAACTTTCATTAGACAATTTTATCATCTTTGCAGCTCTTTTAAAATAGTTAAGTGGTTATTTAAGTTTTTTGCTGATGGTCAAATATTCGATTTTCCCAAAATATTTCAGTATGGAAAATTGCCACAATCTATTTAG
- a CDS encoding phosphoadenosine phosphosulfate reductase family protein: protein MSHKPVRHILGLSGGKDSTALAVLLHKEIPEMEYFFCDTHKELPETREYLDRIKARLGIKIHYLSAKRGFDHWLDVYGGVLPSPKMRWCTKQMKILPLEKFVGDDEAISYIGIRADESRDGYISTKPNIKPVFPFKERGLVKADIIRLLEESGIGLPDYYRWRSRSGCFFCFFQRKYEWVRLAEEHRELFDEAVRYEQNHSDGRTYTWTEGETLLELLERKDEIIAQHEKAMAREKKADPNRPLAEALEAVLDEEDDELPCLACHL, encoded by the coding sequence ATGAGCCATAAACCAGTCAGACACATTCTCGGTCTATCCGGCGGTAAAGATAGCACAGCCCTGGCCGTCCTGTTGCACAAGGAGATTCCAGAGATGGAATATTTTTTTTGTGACACTCACAAGGAACTGCCGGAGACCCGCGAGTATCTTGATCGCATCAAAGCACGTTTAGGAATCAAAATCCATTACCTCAGTGCCAAGCGTGGGTTTGACCACTGGCTTGATGTCTATGGGGGGGTACTTCCTTCTCCCAAGATGCGCTGGTGTACCAAGCAGATGAAGATTCTCCCGTTAGAGAAGTTTGTGGGTGATGACGAAGCCATCAGTTACATTGGTATCCGGGCTGACGAAAGTCGTGATGGATACATCTCTACAAAACCCAATATCAAGCCAGTCTTTCCGTTCAAGGAGCGGGGGCTAGTTAAGGCAGATATTATCCGTCTCCTTGAGGAAAGCGGAATTGGATTACCAGACTATTATCGATGGCGCAGTCGCTCTGGCTGCTTCTTCTGTTTCTTCCAGCGCAAATATGAATGGGTTAGACTGGCAGAAGAGCATCGAGAGTTGTTTGATGAGGCGGTTAGATATGAGCAAAACCACAGTGACGGAAGAACTTACACTTGGACAGAGGGAGAGACTCTTTTAGAACTACTTGAGCGCAAGGATGAAATCATTGCTCAACATGAGAAGGCAATGGCTAGGGAGAAAAAAGCAGATCCTAATCGACCATTAGCTGAGGCATTGGAGGCAGTTTTAGATGAGGAAGATGATGAACTACCTTGCTTGGCTTGTCATTTATAA
- a CDS encoding HEAT repeat domain-containing protein, giving the protein MTNDQNLIQAVEQADSSPRLLAAVRTLANAKIEAGIPTLIAVLSYNNPGAAVAAVDGLVQLGDVAVEPLLNLLDEYNYGGRAWAIRALAQLADPRALDTLLNAAETDFALSVRRAAAKGLGDIQWSKLSPEEIPSAQGRVLKTLQVTSYDPEWVVRYASVVGLQGLATAVAETQPDYWQQIIAHFEQLMKDESDLAVRTRVQFALAQLQPEMAKAG; this is encoded by the coding sequence ATGACAAACGACCAAAACCTCATTCAAGCTGTTGAACAAGCCGATTCTTCCCCTCGCTTACTTGCTGCGGTGCGAACCTTAGCCAATGCCAAGATAGAAGCGGGGATACCCACATTAATTGCAGTCCTCAGTTATAACAACCCCGGTGCCGCCGTCGCCGCCGTTGATGGATTAGTGCAATTAGGAGACGTGGCGGTAGAACCATTACTCAACCTGCTTGATGAATATAACTATGGGGGAAGGGCGTGGGCGATTCGAGCCTTAGCCCAACTTGCTGATCCCAGAGCCTTAGACACCTTACTGAATGCGGCTGAAACCGACTTTGCTCTAAGCGTGCGTCGTGCAGCAGCGAAGGGGTTAGGAGATATACAATGGTCAAAATTGTCTCCTGAAGAGATTCCCTCAGCCCAAGGGCGAGTGCTGAAAACGCTACAGGTAACCTCATACGATCCCGAATGGGTGGTGCGTTATGCTTCCGTGGTAGGGTTGCAAGGATTAGCCACAGCGGTAGCCGAAACACAACCGGATTATTGGCAACAGATTATCGCTCATTTTGAGCAACTGATGAAAGATGAGTCAGATTTAGCAGTTCGCACCCGCGTACAATTCGCCTTAGCGCAACTGCAACCGGAAATGGCAAAAGCTGGGTAG
- a CDS encoding YidH family protein: MDKKPQVDRQREHQANERTFLAWLRTSIALIGFGFAIARFGIFLRQIQVAVTQAEAEIHPLFNSENLGVMLVIFGIVTIALAAWRYNRVFWQIERGDYRPNRLIIWMTTGIVMILGALSLPFVFWRNQIPNPPASPPNKQQSNY, from the coding sequence ATGGATAAAAAGCCGCAAGTCGATCGTCAACGGGAGCATCAAGCCAACGAGCGCACCTTTCTGGCTTGGCTGCGAACTTCGATTGCTTTAATCGGGTTTGGTTTTGCTATTGCTAGATTTGGCATCTTTTTACGTCAAATTCAAGTAGCAGTGACTCAAGCAGAAGCAGAAATACATCCTCTGTTCAACTCTGAGAACTTGGGAGTAATGCTGGTTATTTTTGGAATTGTGACAATCGCCTTAGCCGCTTGGCGTTATAATAGAGTCTTTTGGCAAATTGAGCGAGGAGATTATCGACCCAATCGACTGATAATTTGGATGACAACTGGGATAGTAATGATTCTGGGAGCTCTAAGTCTTCCGTTTGTGTTTTGGCGCAATCAAATACCTAATCCTCCAGCGTCGCCCCCAAACAAGCAACAGTCTAATTACTGA
- a CDS encoding phycobilisome rod-core linker polypeptide, whose translation MTSLTAARRLGIAAFAESPKVELRQNWTEDDLQLVIRAAYLQVFGNDNLMEFDRLTSAESLLRHGEISVRDFIRTLGQSELYREKFFYSTPQVRFIELNYKHFLGRAPYDQSEIAYHTDLYNQQGYEAEINSYIDSMEYQENFGESIVPYPIGFETQRNQKTVGYSRIFQLFGGLGSSDRTQPAGNRSRLLREVALNTSSPIYADPQGQAIVGTRGGTREQIYIVRVIQIPKPGRMTRIRRSQTEYYVPYEQLSQKLQQINKMGGKVTDIIPA comes from the coding sequence ATGACAAGTTTAACGGCAGCAAGGCGGTTAGGAATTGCTGCATTTGCGGAGTCTCCGAAAGTGGAGCTGCGTCAAAATTGGACAGAAGATGATTTGCAATTGGTGATCCGAGCCGCTTATCTACAAGTCTTCGGTAACGATAACTTGATGGAGTTTGATCGGTTAACCAGTGCGGAATCACTGCTGCGCCACGGAGAAATAAGCGTTCGCGATTTTATTAGAACTCTGGGTCAATCGGAACTATACCGGGAAAAGTTTTTCTACTCCACTCCACAAGTGCGATTTATCGAACTGAATTATAAGCACTTTTTGGGACGAGCGCCCTACGATCAGTCAGAGATTGCTTATCATACTGACTTGTACAATCAACAGGGGTATGAGGCGGAGATCAACTCCTACATTGACTCAATGGAGTATCAAGAGAACTTTGGCGAGTCCATTGTTCCCTATCCAATTGGATTTGAAACCCAACGTAATCAGAAAACCGTGGGTTATAGCCGGATCTTCCAACTATTTGGCGGATTAGGCAGTAGCGATCGCACTCAGCCGGCGGGGAATCGTTCTCGTCTGTTGCGGGAAGTCGCATTGAATACCTCGTCTCCTATCTACGCTGATCCGCAAGGACAGGCGATCGTGGGTACTCGGGGCGGAACTCGCGAGCAGATTTATATCGTGCGGGTAATTCAAATCCCCAAACCCGGACGCATGACCCGAATCCGCCGCAGTCAGACGGAATATTACGTCCCTTACGAACAGCTTTCCCAAAAGTTACAACAAATCAATAAGATGGGCGGTAAGGTGACAGACATCATACCCGCTTAA
- a CDS encoding HEAT repeat domain-containing protein encodes MTFVTEQSSGGESLTIEQALANLKQRDDLSLCYYAAWWLGKFRIRDAAVIDALIMALEEEADRTEVGGYPLKRNAARALGKLGDRKAVVPLINCLDCSDFYVREAAAQSLGMLGDPVCSPQLMELLEGGIEAAKPVPGSPHLAQPYNAVIEALGSLGAKEAIALIEPFLEHDQERIQYAAARAMYQLTENPAYGDRLVQALKGKKLQLRRAVLADLGAIGYLKAADAIAQTLAENSLKLISLKGVLEHEVKNSASESVQLSEGAIHVIKLMDDLL; translated from the coding sequence ATGACATTTGTAACTGAACAATCGAGTGGTGGCGAGTCTTTAACAATAGAACAAGCACTGGCGAACCTCAAGCAAAGGGATGATTTAAGTCTTTGCTATTATGCCGCGTGGTGGCTGGGAAAATTTCGGATTCGAGACGCCGCTGTAATCGACGCCTTGATTATGGCGCTAGAGGAAGAGGCAGATCGTACCGAGGTAGGCGGATATCCCCTGAAACGCAACGCAGCACGGGCGCTGGGGAAGTTGGGCGATCGCAAAGCGGTTGTGCCGCTGATAAACTGTCTAGACTGTTCAGATTTTTATGTGCGGGAAGCCGCCGCGCAGTCGTTAGGAATGTTAGGTGATCCCGTTTGTAGTCCTCAGTTAATGGAGTTATTAGAAGGGGGGATAGAGGCGGCTAAACCCGTACCCGGATCACCCCACTTAGCACAACCGTATAATGCCGTCATAGAAGCATTAGGCAGTTTAGGGGCAAAAGAGGCGATCGCATTAATCGAACCCTTTTTAGAGCATGATCAAGAACGGATACAGTACGCCGCTGCACGAGCCATGTATCAGTTAACCGAGAATCCCGCCTATGGCGATCGCTTGGTGCAAGCCCTGAAGGGGAAAAAGTTACAATTACGACGGGCTGTACTAGCGGATTTAGGGGCAATTGGCTACTTAAAGGCAGCGGATGCGATCGCCCAAACCTTAGCGGAAAATAGTTTAAAGCTCATTTCCCTCAAAGGGGTATTAGAGCATGAAGTAAAAAACTCCGCCAGCGAATCGGTTCAGCTATCAGAAGGAGCCATCCATGTGATCAAGCTCATGGATGACTTGCTGTAA
- a CDS encoding phycobilisome linker polypeptide, translating to MLGQVAASSAPNSPSGSRFFTYEVTGLRQNETNDKNEYPFRKSGSVFIKVPYNRMNEEMRRITRMGGTIVNIHPVNSDS from the coding sequence ATGCTAGGTCAAGTAGCAGCAAGCAGTGCGCCTAACAGCCCATCGGGGAGTCGTTTCTTTACCTATGAAGTCACAGGTTTGCGTCAAAACGAAACCAATGACAAAAATGAATACCCTTTTCGCAAAAGCGGTAGTGTTTTCATTAAAGTGCCTTACAATCGCATGAATGAAGAAATGCGCCGCATTACTCGGATGGGAGGAACAATTGTCAATATTCATCCCGTGAATTCTGATAGTTAG
- a CDS encoding alpha/beta hydrolase, which yields MSKITSVKEPAELRQVLTKEVAVNPILLHRVLNSVPGKLLLDQTSQVIHTPTNRANRQFLRGALMSSALPNGKITLIETLQNYPTPEVHVEGNRLVEVVQKISRVTERLPKL from the coding sequence ATAAGCAAAATTACTTCTGTAAAAGAACCAGCAGAGTTGCGGCAAGTTTTGACAAAAGAGGTGGCTGTAAATCCAATCCTGCTTCATCGGGTACTCAATAGCGTCCCTGGGAAATTACTGTTGGATCAAACCAGCCAAGTCATTCATACGCCTACCAATCGGGCTAATCGCCAGTTTTTACGAGGCGCTTTGATGAGTTCGGCTTTACCGAATGGAAAAATTACTCTAATTGAGACGTTGCAAAACTATCCAACCCCAGAAGTTCATGTTGAGGGCAATCGCCTTGTTGAAGTTGTTCAGAAAATTAGTCGGGTAACTGAGCGTCTGCCCAAGCTATAG
- a CDS encoding Uma2 family endonuclease yields MTEATTQVENSPLVLHLQPIINLTDEQFFEFCQINRDLRIERMATGELLIMPPTGSNTGNRNAKLNQQLANWTDADGTGIEFDSSSGFTLPNGAKVSPDAAWVKLERWNALTPEQQKTFAPICPDFVVELRSASDNLTPLKTKMQEYIDNGALLGWLIDCKKRQVYIAILNRLWQFSILKYFGKIEYLTISKKLK; encoded by the coding sequence ATGACTGAAGCAACGACTCAAGTAGAAAATTCTCCGTTGGTGTTACATTTACAGCCGATAATTAATCTGACAGATGAGCAGTTTTTCGAGTTCTGTCAAATTAATCGCGACTTGCGAATTGAACGCATGGCGACAGGAGAATTACTAATTATGCCCCCCACTGGATCAAACACGGGAAATCGCAATGCTAAGTTGAATCAGCAATTAGCAAATTGGACAGATGCTGATGGTACGGGAATTGAATTTGACTCATCATCTGGCTTTACGCTTCCTAATGGTGCAAAGGTTTCCCCTGATGCGGCTTGGGTGAAACTAGAACGGTGGAACGCCCTGACTCCTGAACAACAGAAAACATTTGCGCCGATTTGTCCTGATTTTGTGGTGGAACTGCGATCGGCTTCTGATAATTTGACACCGCTCAAAACTAAGATGCAGGAGTATATTGACAATGGGGCGCTGTTAGGATGGCTGATTGACTGCAAAAAGCGACAGGTTTATATAGCAATCCTAAATAGATTGTGGCAATTTTCCATACTGAAATATTTTGGGAAAATCGAATATTTGACCATCAGCAAAAAACTTAAATAA